One Clarias gariepinus isolate MV-2021 ecotype Netherlands chromosome 5, CGAR_prim_01v2, whole genome shotgun sequence genomic region harbors:
- the crlf2 gene encoding cytokine receptor-like factor 2, whose product MKCCICCVLLILSVVLCARSMIKCSSVDIFNMKVNHTPHRIRLSWERPDEQKSKLCYKTHVQYRSDCETSWKNYTDISGFSFELPAPDMKKNYAFRLRVKLECTKNTWGEWSPIKYWKNDTEAPCITKTSSLTVKDYLLITILPLAGFMLVYALTHDRVRRLVLPIIPDPKHTQERILNIEQIQWWSNFAQTCEDCMISEIKIFDREEEKLEITLFKSDSDEQPPHTHPTHTVPGKHDFDLATNNHMYCLHSFNTSEDQIISHCSATKQGYITL is encoded by the exons ATGAAGTGCTGCATTTGCTGTGTACTGTTAATCTTGTCTGTTGTACTCTGTGCCCGATCCATGATCAAATGTTCTTCTGTGG acatttttaataTGAAGGTTAATCATACACCACATAGAATACGGTTGTCCTGGGAGCGGCCAGATGAGCAAAAAAGCAAGCTGTGTTACAAAACCCATGTGCAGTACCGGAGCGACTGTGAAACTTCCTGGAAG AATTATACTGACATTTCAGGGTTCTCCTTTGAGCTGCCTGCTCCTgatatgaaaaagaattatgCTTTCCGACTAAGGGTGAAGCTAGAATGTACCAAAAATACCTGGGGAGAATGGAGTCCGATAAAATACTGGAAGAATGATACAG aagcaCCTTGCATAACAAAGACTTCATCACTTACTGTAAAGGATTATCTGTTGATAACGATACTGCCACTGGCGGGTTTCATGCTTGTCTATGCACTAACACATGATCG GGTAAGAAGACTTGTCCTTCCTATTATTCCAGATCCAAAGCATACCCAAGAGAGAATTTTAAACATTGAACAGATTCAG TGGTGGAGCAACTTTGCACAAACATGTGAAGATTGCATGATATCAGAAATAAAGATCTTTGACAGGGAGGAGGAGAAGCTTGAAATCACCCTCTTCAAGAGTGACTCTGATGAACAACCCCCTCACACTCATCCTACTCACACAGTTCCTGGAAAGCATGATTTTGACCTTGCCACAAATAATCATATGTATTGCCTTCACTCTTTTAATACATCTGAGGACCAAATTATATCACACTGTTCAGCTACCAAACAAGGCTACATCACTCTTTAA